CCTTGCCCACGCGGTTTTGCATGTGGCCACGGCGCCAAAAAGCAATTCCGCTATCACAGCCATAGACTCGGCCCTGGCAGACATCCGCAAGGAAGGCAAAAGCCTGCCCACCCCCGATCATCTCAAAGACACCCATTACAGCGCCGCGAAAGGTTATGGGTTTGGCAAAGGTTACCAGTATCCCCACAATTTCCCCGGCCATTACGTGAAACAGGACTATATGCCCGGGGAGTTGAAAGGCCGGGTTTATTACGAGCCAACCGGCGAAGGGCGGGAGGCGGCCATAGCCGAAAGGATGCGCCGGTTAAAACATGGCGGGCAAGAGTGGAATGACAAATCCGGCGGGCCAAAGTAGAATATGTCAGGTATGTTATTACCTATTTTGTGACAATTTTTAAACGGCGCTGGCTGTAAAGATGGGACGCAAAGTGGTTGGCGGCATAATGGAGATGGCGGGCATGGGGCCAGGCGTTGGCAAAGCTTGGAGGCGTAATAGCTGATGGCTACCCTTGCCCGCACGAAAATGCTGATCATCGAAGGCTCGTCCCCACTTAGGGCGCGGTTAAAAAGCCTTTTTTCGGAGCGGGGTTTTAAGGTCACGGCGCTGGCCTCCCCGGAGAAGGGCATCCATGAGCTAACCGTCCATCATTTCGACATAGCTCTAACCCGGTGCGTGGCCACCGGCACCAAGGGGCTGAAAATATTGCTGGATGGCAAACTTCTACGGCCCGACTCCATTTTCATCCTCATGGCCAGCCATGTGACCAGCGAGGGGGCCATAATGGCCCTGCGCGCCGGCGCGGCGGACCTATTAAGAGAGCCTTTCACCGACACCAATGTTTTAGAGGCCGTAGAAACGGCGCTCATTCCTAAACGGGACGCCATCAACGCCCGCCGGATGTTCTGTTGCCTGAAACGGGAGGAGCGTGAGTTCATGTTCCCCTCCGACGAGGCGGCCATAGGCCCGGCGGTGGACCTTCTGGTGGAGAACCTCTATCGCGCCGGGGTATGCACCCAGATGGAGACAAGGCTTGTGGCCATGGCTCTCACCGAGGCTATAGCCAACGCCGTGTACCACGGGAACCTGACCATAAGCCCACACCTGAAAATCCACCTTTCCAATGAAGAGTTCTCGAAGGAAATAAGCCGCAGGATGGCCTGCGAAAAAACCAAGAGCAGGAAAATCCACATTAAATACGCCATCACCCCAAACGAGGCGCGTTATGTGATAAGCGACGACGGCAAGGGGTTCGATTACAAGGGGGCTTTGGCGGTGGCGGCGCCTTCAGACAGGGACAGGAGCGGCGGCCGGGGCCTTTTCCTGCTCAAGAAGATTATGGACGAGGTGACCTACAACGAAAAAGGCAACGAAGTAACACTTATAAAACGCGCCCGGCGAAAACAGGCCGGGGCCTAAGCGCCACCCTCTACCCCTCCCCCATGGGGCTTGTTATGGCGTGGATGAGCGCGCCGGACAGGGCCGTCTTGGCCGATTCCTCTTCAATCTTCCCCCCCTCCGCCGATGTGACATAAAACACGTTGATCGCCGTGGGGCCTTCGGTGCTTATCTTGGCCGAGGTGATGTCGTAATTGAGCCGGGCGAAGGTGCGCGTTATGTCGTACAGCAGGCCTATGCGGTCTGGCGCCCATATCTCCACCACGGAGTTCGTCTCCGACAGGTGGTTTAGCACTATTATCTGCGGCTCCTGCAGGGCGGGGCCCGCCACCGGCTCCTGCTTCAAATACTTCGTGCGCCGGGCCACCATCTCGGTGAGGTCTTTTTTCCCCTCCAGAAGGTCGGCAAGCTCCACCTCGAACCGGGCCAGCGAATTGGGTTCGGCAATGAGGCTAAGGTTGCCGGACACCGTAAGGGTGTCCAGAGCGGTGTGACCTGCAAGGGTGTGTATCTGCGCCTCCACTATGCTTATGTTCTTGGCGGCGAAGGCCCCGGATATGACCGAGAAAAACCCTATGCGCTCTTGGGCGGCCAGGGTCACTTTGCCGGTCTGGTCTCCCGGATTCGGAGCGAACCTTAACGCCACCCTGGCGCTCCT
This DNA window, taken from Nitrospinota bacterium, encodes the following:
- a CDS encoding ATP-binding protein — protein: MATLARTKMLIIEGSSPLRARLKSLFSERGFKVTALASPEKGIHELTVHHFDIALTRCVATGTKGLKILLDGKLLRPDSIFILMASHVTSEGAIMALRAGAADLLREPFTDTNVLEAVETALIPKRDAINARRMFCCLKREEREFMFPSDEAAIGPAVDLLVENLYRAGVCTQMETRLVAMALTEAIANAVYHGNLTISPHLKIHLSNEEFSKEISRRMACEKTKSRKIHIKYAITPNEARYVISDDGKGFDYKGALAVAAPSDRDRSGGRGLFLLKKIMDEVTYNEKGNEVTLIKRARRKQAGA